The Plectropomus leopardus isolate mb chromosome 7, YSFRI_Pleo_2.0, whole genome shotgun sequence genome window below encodes:
- the chd4b gene encoding chromodomain-helicase-DNA-binding protein 4 isoform X2, translating into MSGSEDEREDFGAADEHSLLHGEDEPEDAVSDVEEVPKSKKKKKAKKSSRESRSSKRQRPIREELPVSSPEHLIGVEAAERDAEEGGVRSESEGSDYAPGKKKKKRSSSAKDKKKGGAAAEKGGSSSSKSKRKDPEPEDDDDDDDDCQPKSSTQLLEAWGMKDIDHVFTQEDYSSLTNYKAFSQFVRPLIAAKNPKIAVSKMMTLMMAKWREFSTNNPLKGCATANAALAAANVAAAVENMVVAGTDGGAETTAASSPTPATAPAAAPTPATPPAAPAPPLRKAKTKEGKGPNARKKSKSTPKPPPKPKPKKVAPLKIKLGGLNSKRKRSSSDEDDPDVDSDFDDGSFPVSDGSNRSSRPKKKPKSAKKKKKVETEDGDGYETDHQDYCEVCQQGGEIILCDTCPRAYHMVCLDPDMEKAPEGKWSCPHCEKEGIQWEARDDLSEAEGEDEEDRRDEGVEEEDDHHIEFCRVCKDGGELLCCDTCPSSYHIHCLNPPLPEIPNGEWICPRCKCPQMKGKVQKVLTWKWGEPPAPTPVPRPADLPADAPDPPPLAGRREREFFVKWCNMSYWHCSWVLELQLELNCQVMFRNYQRKTDMDEPPPVDFGGEGDENKSTKRKNKDPLFIHMEEEFCRYGVKMEWLMIHRILNHSVDKKNNVHYLIKWRDLPYDQATWESEDMDIPEFDTYKQTYWNHRELMMGEEGRPVKKLKKTVKVKKAERPPANPVVDPTIKFDRQPDYLDSTGGTLHPYQLEGLNWLRFSWAQATDTILADEMGLGKTVQTAVFLYSLYKEGHSKGPFLVSAPLSTIINWEREFEMWAPDMYVVTYVGDKDSRAVIRENEFSFEGNAIRGGKKASKMKKDSTVKFHVLLTSYELITIDQAVLGSIEWACLVVDEAHRLKNNQSKFFRVLNNYPLQHKLLLTGTPLQNNLEELFHLLNFLTPERFNNLEGFLEEFADIAKEDQIKKLHDMLGPHMLRRLKADVFKHMPSKTELIVRVELSPMQKKYYKFILTRNFEALNTRGGGNQVSLLNVVMDLKKCCNHPYLFPAAATEAPKLPNGMYEGNALVKSSGKLSLLQKMMRKLKEGGHRVLVFSQMTKMLDLLEDFLENEGYKYERIDGGVTGNLRQEAIDRFNAPGAPQFAFLLSTRAGGLGINLASADTVIIYDSDWNPHNDIQAFSRAHRIGQNRKVMIYRFVTKASVEERITQVAKKKMMLTHLVVRPGLGSKTGSMSKQELDDILKFGTEELFKDEIGEGDNKEDDSSVIHYDDQAIERLLDRNQDATDDTELQSMNEYLSSFKVAQYVVKDEDDEEEEVEREVIKQEESVDPDYWEKLLRHHYEQQQEDLARNLGKGKRTRKPVNYNDGSQEDRGIRQDWQEDQSDNQSDYSVASEEGDEDFDERTEANARRPNRKGLRNDRDKPLPPLLARVGGNIEVLGFNARQRKAFLNAVMRYGMPPQDAFTNQWLVRDLRGKSEKEFKAYVSLFMRHLCEPGADGAETFADGVPREGLSRQHVLTRIGVMSLIRKKVQEFEHVNGQWSMPWMAELEENKRAAALAAGEDPKTPSTGTPADTQPNTPIPEDLSKSDDKEDMKKEGEDGKGAKKADDPEIIEIPDESEKSPLLEKKEDDVDSTAGKEEKNKETGNGDEGKEKEGEDVSKDKEDRDKTSEAEKDTEVKGEGSESKTDSEEDKSKAEEGKDEKMDTSPQTEEKKEQKEEKDAVKTEDSGKLQNGENAKEGATAAPAVNISEEKKKATKQRFMFNIADGGFTELHSLWQNEERAATVTKKTFEIWHRRHDYWLLAGIIQHGYARWQDVQNDVRFAILNEPFKGEMSRGNFLEIKNKFLARRFKLLEQALVIEEQLRRAAYLNMTEDPAHPSMALNTRFSEVECLAESHQHLSKESMSGNKPANAVLHKVLKQLEELLSDMKADVTRLPATIARIPPVAVRLQMSERNILSRLASRGPEVTAQNQSQTSQQMQVQR; encoded by the exons ATGTCGGGCAGCGAGGATGAGAGGGAAGACTTTGGAGCCGCGGACGAGCACTCACTTCTTCACG GTGAGGACGAGCCGGAGGATGCTGTCTCTGACGTAGAGGAGGTACCCAAgtccaagaagaagaagaaagccaAGAAGAGCAGCCGAGAGAGCAGGAGCAGCAAGAGGCAGAGACCCATCAGAGAG GAGTTGCCAGTCAGCTCCCCAGAGCACCTGATCGGAGTAGAAGCGGCAGAGAGGGATGCAGAAGAGGGAGGTGTGCGGTCAGAGAGTGAAGGAAGTGATTATGCCCctgggaagaaaaagaagaaacgcTCCAGCTCGGCCAAAGATAAGAAGAAAGGAGGTGCGGCAGCAGAGAAAGGAGGCTCATCCAGCTCCAAGAGCAAACGCAAAGATCCAGAACCAGAagacgatgacgacgatgacgatgatTGCCAG CCTAAAAGCTCCACCCAGCTGCTGGAGGCCTGGGGCATGAAAGACATTGACCACGTCTTTACTCAGGAAGACTACAGCTCCCTCACAAACTACAAGGCCTTCAGCCAGTTTGTCAG GCCTTTAATTGCAGCTAAGAACCCCAAAATTGCTGTGTCCAAGATGATGACTCTAATGATGGCTAAGTGGAGAGAATTCAGCACCAACAACCCTCTAAAG GGTTGTGCCACTGCCAACGCAGCCCTCGCAGCTGCCAACGTGGCTGCAGCTGTGGAGAACATGGTGGTGGCAGGGACAGACGGAGGGGCAGAAACCACTGCTGCCTCCTCACCCACACCTGCTACTGCCCCCGCCGCTGCCCCGACACCTGCCACACCCCCAGCAGCCCCTGCACCGCCGCTCCGCAAGGCCAAGACCAAAGAGGGCAAAG gtcCCAACGCTCGCAAGAAGTCAAAGTCAACCCCTAAGCCTCCGCCCAAGCCCAAACCTAAGAAGGTGGCTCCGCTCAAGATCAAACTGGGGGGTCTCAATAGCAAAAGGAAACGCTCATCT AGTGATGAAGACGACCCTGATGTTGACAGCGACTTTGATGATGGAAGTTTCCCTGTGTCAGATGGCTCCAACCGCAGCAGCCGTCCTAAGAAGAAACCCAAGagtgcaaagaaaaagaagaaag TGGAGACGGAGGATGGCGATGGCTACGAGACAGACCATCAGGACTACTGTGAGGTGTGCCAGCAGGGAGGAGAGATCATTTTGTGTGACACCTGTCCCAGAGCTTATCACATGGTCTGTCTGGACCCTGACATGGAGAAGGCCCCCGAGGGCAAGTGGAGCTGCCCACACTGC GAGAAGGAGGGGATCCAGTGGGAGGCCAGGGACGATCTCTCTGAGGCCGAAGGGGAGGATGAGGAAGACAGGAGGGACGAAGGGGTGGAGGAAGAAGACGACCACCACATTGAGTTCTGCCGGGTGTGCAAGGATGGAGGGGAGCTGCTTTGCTGTGACACCTGCCCCTCCTCCTACCACATCCACTGCCTCAACCCTCCTCTCCCCGAAATCCCCAATGGAGAGTGGATCTGCCCCCGCTGCAAG TGTCCACAGATGAAGGGCAAAGTCCAGAAGGTTTTAACATGGAAGTGGGGCGAGCCGCCCGCCCCCACGCCCGTCCCTCGGCCTGCTGACCTTCCTGCTGATGCTCCTGATCCCCCGCCGCTGGCAGGCCGCAGGGAGAGGGAGTTCTTTGTCAAATGGTGCAACATGTCCTACTGGCACTGCTCCTGGGTGCTGGAGCTACAG TTGGAGCTGAACTGCCAAGTGATGTTCCGTAACTACCAGAGAAAGACTGACATGGACGAACCGCCTCCTGTGGACTTTGGAGGCGAGGGCGatgaaaacaaaagcaccaAGAGGAAGAACAAGGATCCTCTTTTTATCCACATGGAGGAGGAGTTTTGCCGCTATGGCGTTAAGATGGAGTGGCTGATGATTCATCGCATCCTCAACCACAG tGTTGATAAAAAGAACAACGTGCATTACTTGATCAAATGGAGAGATCTGCCTTATGATCAGGCGACCTGGGAGAGTGAAGACATGGACATCCCAGAGTTTGACACCTACAAACAGACTTACTGGAACCACAG AGAGCTGATGATGGGTGAGGAGGGCAGACCTGTGAAGAAGCTGAAGAAGACGGTCAAAGTCAAAAAGGCAGAGCGTCCACCTGCTAATCCAGTTGTAGAT CCCACCATCAAGTTTGATCGGCAGCCCGACTACCTGGACAGCACAGGAGGCACTCTGCATCCCTACCAGCTGGAGGGGCTGAACTGGCTGAGGTTTTCTTGGGCTCAGGCCACAGACACAATCCTGGCTGATGAGATGGGTTTAGGAAAGACTGTGCAGACTGCTGTCTTCCTCTACTCTTTATACAAGgag GGTCACTCCAAAGGTCCCTTCCTGGTTAGTGCTCCACTGTCCACCATCATCAACTGGGAGAGAGAGTTTGAGATGTGGGCCCCTGACATGTACGTGGTGACCTACGTAGGGGACAAAGACAGCAGGGCGGTCATCAGAGAGAACGAGTTCTCCTTTGAGGGAAACGCCATCCGAGGCGGCAAGAAGGCCTCCAAAATGAAG AAAGACTCAACAGTCAAGTTTCACGTCCTGCTGACGTCTTATGAGCTGATCACCATTGACCAGGCTGTGCTGGGCTCCATTGAATGGGCCTGTCTGGTTGTGGACGAGGCTCACAGGCTGAAAAACAACCAGTCCAAA TTCTTCCGCGTGTTGAACAACTACCCGCTGCAACACAAGCTGCTGCTAACCGGCACTCCTCTTCAGAACAACCTGGAGGAGCTCTTCCACCTGCTGAACTTCCTGACTCCAGAGAGATTCAA caaCCTGGAAGGGTTCCTGGAGGAGTTTGCAGACATTGCCAAAGAGGACCAGATCAAGAAGCTCCATGACATGCTGGGACCACACATGCTCAGGAGGCTGAAGGCTGATGTTTTCAAACACATGCCCTCAAAGACCGAGCTCATTGTCAGAGTGGAGCTGAGCCCCATGCAGAA GAAATACTACAAGTTCATCCTAACACGTAACTTTGAGGCCCTGAACACTCGAGGAGGAGGAAACCAAGTCTCTCTGCTCAACGTGGTGAtggacctgaaaaagtgctgcaATCACCCCTACCTCTTTCCTGCAGCTGCTACG GAGGCGCCAAAACTTCCAAACGGCATGTATGAGGGTAACGCTCTGGTCAAGTCTTCAGGAAAACTGTCGCTGCTGCAGAAGATGATGAGGAAGCTGAAGGAAGGAGGCCACAGGGTTCTGGTCTTCTCCCAGATGACCAAAATGCTGGACCTGCTGGAGGACTTCCTGGAGAACGAAGGGTACAAATATGAGAGAATTGATGGAGGAGTCACCGGCAATTTGAGACAGGAGGCCATCGACCGCTTTAATG CTCCTGGCGCACCCCAATTTGCTTTCCTCCTCTCTACCAGAGCTGGCGGTTTGGGCATTAATCTCGCCTCCGCTGACACCGTCATCATTTACGACTCCGACTGGAACCCCCACAATGACATCCAG GCGTTTAGCAGAGCTCACCGTATTGGCCAAAACAGGAAAGTGATGATTTATCGCTTCGTCACCAAAGCCTCTGTGGAGGAGAGGATCACGCAG GTGGCAAAGAAGAAGATGATGCTGACTCATCTGGTGGTGCGACCCGGTCTCGGCTCCAAGACAGGATCCATGTCCAAACAGGAGCTCGATGACATCCTCAAGTTTGGAACTGAAGAGTTGTTTAAGGATGAAATCGGAGAGG GAGACAACAAGGAGGACGACAGCAGTGTGATCCACTACGATGATCAGGCTATTGAGCGTTTGCTTGACAGGAACCAGGACGCCACAGATGACACTGAACTCCAGAGCATGAACGAATACCTCAGCTCCTTTAAAGTGGCCCAGTATGTTGTCAAAGATGAGGACGATGAG gaggaggaggttgaAAGGGAGGTGATCAAGCAGGAGGAAAGTGTAGATCCCGACTACTGGGAGAAGCTGCTCCGTCACCACTACGAGCAGCAGCAAGAAGACCTCGCCCGAAATCTGGGCAAAGGCAAAAGAACCCGAAAGCCAGTCAACTACAATGACGGCTCCCAGGAGGACCGAGGTATAAGACAGG ACTGGCAGGAGGATCAGTCCGATAACCAGTCAGATTACTCGGTGGCCTCGGAAGAGGGCGACGAGGACTTTGATGAACGGACCGAAG cCAACGCCCGCAGACCAAACCGCAAAGGGCTGAGGAACGATCGGGACAAACCTCTGCCTCCGCTGTTGGCCAGAGTCGGCGGCAACATCGAG GTTTTGGGCTTCAATGCACGGCAGAGGAAGGCTTTCCTGAATGCAGTGATGCGTTATGGGATGCCTCCCCAGGACGCTTTTACCAACCAGTGGCTGGTCAGGGACCTCCGAGGGAAGTCTGAGAAAGAATTCAA GGCCTACGTGTCTCTGTTCATGCGTCACCTTTGTGAGCCGGGGGCTGATGGAGCTGAGACCTTTGCAGACGGCGTCCCGCGTGAGGGTCTGTCAAGGCAACACGTCCTCACCCGCATCGGTGTGATGTCACTCATAAGGAAGAAG GTGCAAGAATTTGAGCACGTGAACGGTCAGTGGTCGATGCCCTGGATggcagagctggaggagaaCAAAAGGGCTGCAGCTTTGGCTGCTGGTGAAGACCCAAAGACTCCTTCTACTGGGAcccctgcagacacacagccCAACACACCTATCCCgg aggATTTGTCGAAATCAGACGACAAGGAAGACAtgaagaaggagggagaggatggCAAAGGAGCCAAGAAGGCAGATGATCCAGAG ATTATTGAAATCCCAGACGAGTCTGAAAAATCCCCCCTCCTCGAAAAGAAAGAAGACGACGTAGACTCCACTGCAgggaaggaagagaaaaacaaggagaCAGGAAATGGAGATGAGGGCAAGGAGAAGGAGGGTGAAGACGTGAGTAAGGACAAAGAAGATAGGGACAAGACTTCGGAGGCGGAGAAGGACACTGAGGTCAAAGGTGAGGGATCGGAGAGCAAGACGGATTCAGAAGAGGACAAGTCTAAAG CTGAGGAGGGAAAAGATGAGAAGATGGACACAAGTCCACaaacagaggagaagaaag aacaaaaagaggagaaggaCGCTGTGAAAACAGAGGATTCTGGAAAACTGCAGAATGGAGAAAACGCCAAAGAAGGAGCAACAGCTGCGCCAGCGGTTAACATCAGCgaggaaaagaagaaagccACCAAGCAGAGGTTCATGTTCAACATCGCTGACGGAGGATTCACAG AGCTCCACTCTCTGTGGCAGAATGAAGAGCGGGCGGCCACCGTCACCAAAAAGACCTTTGAGATTTGGCACCGTCGCCATGACTACTGGCTGCTGGCTGGCATCATACA ACACGGCTACGCTCGGTGGCAGGATGTGCAGAACGATGTGAGGTTCGCCATCCTCAATGAGCCCTTCAAAGGGGAGATGAGCAGAGGAAACTTCCTGGAGATCAAAAACAAGTTTCTTGCCCGCAGGTTCAAG tTACTGGAGCAGGCGTTGGTGATTGAGGAGCAGTTGCGCAGGGCTGCTTACTTGAACATGACAGAGGACCCGGCCCACCCCTCCATGGCCCTCAACACCCGCTTCAGTGAGGTGGAGTGTCTCGCAGAGTCCCACCAGCACCTCAGCAAGGAGTCCATGTCGGGAAACAAGCCGGCCAACGCAGTTCTGCATAAAG TTCTCAAACAGCTTGAGGAACTGCTGAGCGACATGAAGGCAGACGTCACCCGTCTCCCGGCCACCATTGCTAGGATACCGCCTGTTGCCGTGCGGCTCCAAATGTCTGAGAGGAACATCCTCAGCCGATTGGCCAGCCGGGGCCCCGAGGTCACCGCTCAGAACCAGTCACAGACCTCGCAGCAGATGCAGGTGCAGCGCTGA